In Procambarus clarkii isolate CNS0578487 chromosome 89, FALCON_Pclarkii_2.0, whole genome shotgun sequence, the DNA window gcaaTAGATTGCATCCAGGGCCTCTATGCTGACCAtgttctctctggagtagagtttggagtaatgttccacccagagattcatctgttgatcacagtctttaatgatctctccagtggctgacttcagaGGAGCGGTCCTGCTTTGCGaagggcctgttgcctgtttgatcccttcgtacatgcctcttatgttgccgacgATGGCCGCGGTCTGCGAactgcactggcctcgaaccagTCTACTGATTtattctgcctcttaccgaaggtaGACTTGGCAGTGTTGAAAATGGTGCCCCTGAGGtgtgaccacctctcacttgcgctattGAAGGGCGGTCCAGGAAGGGCGTTTACCAGCGCAGTAGTGAACTCCTCCACCCTGTGAAGATCACGGGTCTTGTTTACATTAATGTGTCGTCTTCCCTCCTcctttgctctgtggattttccggggtTGGAACTTTACTTTGCAAGCGACGAGAGAGTTGTCGGTGTCACAATCGgcgctctggaagctgcgggCCAGTTGGACGCTTCTCAGATTGCTACACCCCGTAAGCACAAGGAAGAGTTGATGCCAATGCTTACACCTGGGGTGTCTCCAGGAAACCTTGtgctggggcttggtgtcgaagaaggatTTGGTGACACAGAGATCATGACGACAGCAGAACTCCTGTGAACAGctgcaaactgccttagggactccgactctggatttttcctcagggttgactcCCGAAGCCTTTCCCATGAGTGGGTTTAGC includes these proteins:
- the LOC138359101 gene encoding uncharacterized protein: MGKASGVNPEEKSRVGVPKAVCSCSQEFCCRHDLCVTKSFFDTKPQHKVSWRHPRCKHWHQLFLVLTGCSNLRSVQLARSFQSADCDTDNSLVACKVKFQPRKIHRAKEEGRRHINVNKTRDLHRVEEFTTALVNALPGPPFNSASERWSHLRGTIFNTAKSTFGKRQNKSVDWFEASAVRRPRPSSAT